One stretch of Candidatus Eremiobacterota bacterium DNA includes these proteins:
- a CDS encoding prepilin-type N-terminal cleavage/methylation domain-containing protein — translation MKPLRSLTQGHAGGFSLAEVLIALLILSALSVIIIGAIPHGLQPQGDVLAPL, via the coding sequence ATGAAGCCGTTGAGATCGCTGACGCAAGGACATGCGGGAGGATTCTCTCTCGCAGAGGTGCTGATAGCCCTCCTCATCCTCTCGGCCCTCTCGGTGATCATCATAGGGGCCATTCCCCACGGGCTCCAGCCTCAAGGTGATGTACTGGCACCTCTATGA